The segment TGaaacttttcctcctctcctgctaTTGGTGAAATTCCCTGTGTCTTTGACCACTATAGAAGTAGTTAAAGTTATGTGGTGTATGCATGGCCCAGCACTTAGAAATGACATTCTTTGAAAGTCTCCTAGGTCTCTGATACACAGGAAATGGGTGGTTTATCAGCAGCTCCATTGATGTCCGGGAATACAGATTGTCAGCTAGCTGCCACCATACTAGAATGTGGTATTGTGCTATGACAAGTCAACTCCATTTTTAAGTGAGCCTGTCAAACTACACAGGATGCAGTAGCGTGCTTCTGTCCTGTGTTCTATAAATGTGTGCTAGGCGCATGTGTAGGGTGAATGACTTTGCCTTTATTAATAAAGACAGTTCTTTAGAATGTCAGATAATCTGGTTAAACCTGTTAGGGGTGTATGTTTGGGAagctgggtgtgtgtgtgtgtgtgtgtgtgtgtgtgtgtgtgtgtgtgtgtgtgtgtgtgtagtttacCGGGAAACTCATTAGAAACATCAACACTAGTAACTATAATAAAAATCAGCTTACACATCATCACTCATTTGAGTCACTAGTCTAATATTTAAAAGGCTAAGTAAGACAAATTTCATCTTTTAGCTTTTCTTCTAAATTGTTGCCCAGTTCTTGGAAACTGGGTTAATGTAACATCCATTTTCTGCATTCCAAATGGTTTCTTAATTGTAAAAAGATTCTAAAATTTTGGTTTTAGAGTACCGGGgctggttttcttttttgcatgtttgttttttgttttttttttaatttactttcacTTCCATTTTTAGTATTTATAAATTGATCtgactttaaaaatttttcatttttgcatagACCTGCTTAGAGTTGGAACGGTACCTCCAGAGTGAACCCTGCTGTGTGTCAGCATCGGATATTAAATTtgaaagccaggaagatctgtgGACCAAAATTATTCTGGCtcgagagaaaaaggaagaatcagaactgAAAATTCCTTCTAGTCCTAAGGAGGACAGTCCAATCAGTCAGAGTTTCAGCCAGAGCCTAGAGACCAACAGCTTAAATTCAGATGTGAGCAGCGAATCATCTGACAGCACTGAGGAACTTTCACCTACTACTAAATTTACCTCTGATCCAATAAGTGAAGTCTTAGCCAATTCAGGAAATTTGAGTTCTTCTGTCACTTCcactcctccttcttccccagaaCTGGGCAGAGAACCTTCCTCTCAACTGTGGAATTGTATGCCTGGTGAATTACATTCACCAGGTAAAATTCGTACTGGGACTGTGGGCAAGACTGGTGAGAAAGTCAGTGGTGATACCTCCCCAGATGGCCGGAGACGAGTCCACCGGTGCCATTTCAATGGCTGTCGGAAAGTTTACACCAAAAGCTCGCATCTCAAAGCACATCAGCGCACTCATACAGGTCAGTCCCTCCTAGTCAACCAAAGGAGTTAAGCCTGGTTACCAACAAGTGAATACCCTGAATTTCATATTGTCATTGTATTACACAAGCTCTGGGTGAGAGCCCAGAGCCTGGGAGATGATGTAGTCACACCAGAGGTTCAGCAGCGTTCAAGACAtcatttcctcattcttttcatcAAAGAGTTGGATCTTTTTGAGGACAGAATCAAATTTCTTAAAAGACTGTTTGATTGTCATGAATGAATGCAAGGTTTGAAATTAAGCATAAGTCTATTCCTTGCTGCTACCAGTCTCCCCTTTTtcacccacccccacctcccattcATTTAATTGAGGGCCTCTTATTACATTCTCCATATAAAAGAATTGGATGAAGTCTTAAATTGTctccttttatcttcatttttaattaGTTAAAGAGCCCAGGAGCAGGTGGTCTCCTTGCACTATAGTGTACATTAGCATTGATGTGACATACTGTACTTGTGTGCTTATAGTGTATGTGAGAGTTT is part of the Notamacropus eugenii isolate mMacEug1 chromosome 3, mMacEug1.pri_v2, whole genome shotgun sequence genome and harbors:
- the KLF6 gene encoding Krueppel-like factor 6, with amino-acid sequence MDVLPMCSIFQELQIVHDTGYFSALPSLEEYWQQTCLELERYLQSEPCCVSASDIKFESQEDLWTKIILAREKKEESELKIPSSPKEDSPISQSFSQSLETNSLNSDVSSESSDSTEELSPTTKFTSDPISEVLANSGNLSSSVTSTPPSSPELGREPSSQLWNCMPGELHSPGKIRTGTVGKTGEKVSGDTSPDGRRRVHRCHFNGCRKVYTKSSHLKAHQRTHTGEKPYRCSWEGCEWRFARSDELTRHFRKHTGAKPFKCTHCDRCFSRSDHLALHMKRHL